A region of Bradyrhizobium sp. SZCCHNS1050 DNA encodes the following proteins:
- a CDS encoding BTAD domain-containing putative transcriptional regulator has translation MSLLRINLFGGLEIRRVSGEQVVIPSRKAATLLGYLALTSPHGISRSKLAALLWEGRFGDNARANLRQALLTLRRVLPQCTEVISAERDDIRIHPNAVTTDVQEFEVLLQLGDLETMARAAALFRGELLDGISSTSCAFEAWLSAERQRLKTRAIRAIAGLLDVGGREHVEIATTFSLRVLAADPLQEDVHRTLMRCYAQQGRRADALRQYDFCRTVLRKQVGATPESETESLQREIRRMLRV, from the coding sequence ATGAGTCTGCTGCGTATCAATCTCTTTGGCGGTCTTGAAATCAGACGCGTCTCCGGCGAGCAGGTCGTCATCCCAAGCCGCAAGGCGGCAACGCTCCTGGGCTATCTCGCCCTCACCTCTCCGCACGGCATTTCACGCAGCAAGCTTGCCGCCCTCCTGTGGGAAGGCCGCTTCGGCGACAACGCGCGCGCAAACCTGCGCCAGGCGCTGTTGACGCTGCGCCGGGTGCTGCCGCAATGCACCGAGGTGATCTCGGCGGAACGCGACGACATCCGCATCCATCCGAACGCCGTCACGACCGACGTGCAGGAATTCGAGGTGCTGCTGCAGCTCGGCGATCTGGAAACCATGGCCCGCGCCGCCGCGCTGTTCCGGGGCGAGTTGCTCGACGGCATCAGCTCGACGTCCTGCGCGTTCGAGGCATGGCTCTCCGCCGAGCGTCAACGACTGAAGACGCGGGCGATCCGGGCGATCGCGGGCCTGCTGGACGTCGGCGGCCGGGAACATGTGGAGATCGCCACGACGTTCTCATTGCGTGTGCTGGCCGCAGATCCGCTGCAGGAGGACGTCCACCGCACCTTGATGCGCTGCTACGCGCAGCAGGGCCGCCGTGCCGACGCCCTGCGTCAATATGACTTCTGCCGCACCGTGCTGCGAAAGCAGGTCGGCGCCACGCCGGAGAGCGAAACCGAGAGCCTGCAGCGCGAAATCAGGCGCATGCTACGCGTCTGA
- a CDS encoding S8 family serine peptidase, which translates to MAARSKPEISDPKDAAGTAVNGTGARPGAEQPPAEAVAAPRAATPVAAAAAPAAQGTGRSDGGKDGGKAPPAADQPVATISQRRAQYILAPRQQTGLATFSADFIVQQLTNTPDIDVVKTIQPPRLLGFQSADPGQAPLGPMVLARMAPDKAELLKAQAGARLAVERDAPLTYMLDPTVPQVPAPHQLPNPGVLIPLADGFSTTIEVVGESGPLPEVEVYVFGSVWPVQGVTDASGRVTLKIQGETPDTIRSILIKPRVDYWTFWLDRPQLTPDSVNRIAAKTLGAYLRGFPGQQLLGWGQRAMGLDRVPLAYNGAGVKIAVIDSGAAPTHRNLHGVTIGKSIVGNDPASWTIDTIGHGSHCAGIIAGGPVGSGGGIRGFAPAAEIHVCRIFPGGRFSDLVSALDYCMENGIDVANMSLGGGEPSQIIEERILRAKQMGLACIVAAGNSSGPVQFPGSTPHCLSVAAMGKWGEFPEDSFHAQQALDGFRSTDGYFPAKFSCFGPEIDVCAPGVGIVSSLPADGFGAWDGTSMATPHVTGLAALVLAHHPDFKGPFATRDARRVERLFQILKETSTPLQFGDPNRAGAGLPNAMRALGLEASVASAPAADPSLDVLRRLLGLARGAQNGATSPTLAPQAPNGKLNGSGSVARGPATTTGEWSSPAAGDPSPAQIRDMMHKVGLL; encoded by the coding sequence ATGGCCGCACGAAGCAAACCTGAAATCTCGGATCCGAAGGATGCGGCCGGCACGGCCGTCAACGGCACCGGAGCACGGCCCGGAGCGGAGCAGCCACCAGCCGAGGCCGTTGCCGCACCGCGGGCGGCAACGCCGGTAGCCGCCGCTGCAGCCCCTGCCGCGCAAGGCACGGGCCGAAGCGACGGCGGCAAGGACGGCGGCAAGGCGCCGCCGGCAGCGGACCAACCCGTCGCAACGATCTCGCAGCGGCGGGCGCAGTACATCCTGGCACCGCGCCAGCAGACGGGGCTTGCGACCTTCAGCGCCGACTTCATCGTCCAGCAACTGACAAACACTCCGGACATCGACGTGGTGAAGACCATCCAGCCGCCGCGCCTGCTCGGCTTCCAGAGCGCCGACCCGGGACAGGCCCCGCTCGGCCCGATGGTGCTGGCCCGCATGGCGCCCGACAAGGCCGAATTGCTGAAGGCCCAGGCCGGCGCACGGCTCGCGGTCGAGCGCGATGCGCCGCTCACCTACATGCTCGATCCGACCGTCCCGCAGGTGCCGGCGCCGCACCAGCTTCCCAATCCCGGCGTTCTCATTCCCTTGGCCGACGGGTTCTCGACGACGATCGAAGTGGTCGGCGAGAGCGGCCCGCTGCCGGAGGTGGAAGTGTACGTGTTCGGCAGCGTATGGCCGGTTCAGGGCGTCACCGACGCCAGCGGCCGCGTCACGCTCAAGATTCAGGGCGAGACGCCCGACACCATCCGCTCGATCCTGATCAAGCCGCGGGTCGATTACTGGACCTTCTGGCTCGATCGTCCGCAACTGACCCCCGACAGCGTGAACCGCATCGCCGCGAAGACGCTGGGCGCCTACCTGCGCGGCTTTCCCGGCCAGCAATTGCTGGGATGGGGCCAGCGCGCGATGGGCCTCGACCGCGTTCCCCTCGCCTACAATGGCGCAGGCGTGAAGATCGCGGTGATCGATTCCGGCGCAGCACCAACCCATCGCAATCTGCACGGCGTCACGATCGGCAAGAGCATCGTCGGCAATGATCCCGCGAGCTGGACCATCGATACGATTGGCCACGGCTCGCATTGCGCCGGGATCATCGCCGGCGGGCCTGTCGGCAGCGGCGGAGGCATTCGCGGCTTCGCTCCGGCGGCCGAAATCCATGTCTGCCGGATCTTCCCGGGGGGCCGGTTCAGCGATCTCGTCTCGGCGCTCGACTACTGCATGGAGAACGGCATCGACGTCGCCAACATGAGCCTGGGCGGCGGCGAGCCGTCGCAGATCATCGAGGAGCGGATTCTGCGGGCCAAGCAGATGGGCCTCGCCTGTATCGTCGCCGCGGGAAATTCGTCGGGGCCGGTCCAGTTTCCCGGCTCGACGCCGCATTGCCTGTCGGTCGCCGCGATGGGCAAATGGGGCGAGTTTCCCGAGGACAGCTTCCACGCCCAGCAGGCGCTGGATGGCTTCCGCAGCACCGACGGATATTTTCCGGCCAAGTTCAGTTGCTTCGGGCCGGAGATCGACGTCTGCGCGCCGGGCGTCGGCATCGTGTCCTCGCTGCCGGCGGATGGCTTCGGCGCCTGGGACGGCACCTCGATGGCGACGCCGCACGTCACCGGCCTCGCCGCGCTGGTGCTGGCGCATCATCCCGACTTCAAGGGTCCGTTCGCGACGCGCGACGCGCGGCGTGTGGAGCGGCTGTTCCAGATCCTGAAGGAGACATCGACGCCGCTGCAATTCGGCGATCCCAATCGTGCAGGAGCCGGGCTGCCGAATGCGATGCGCGCCCTCGGCCTGGAGGCGAGCGTGGCCTCCGCGCCCGCGGCCGATCCCTCGCTCGACGTGCTCCGTCGCCTGTTGGGACTGGCGCGCGGCGCGCAGAACGGCGCGACGTCTCCGACGCTGGCGCCGCAGGCGCCCAATGGCAAGCTCAACGGATCCGGTTCGGTTGCCCGGGGCCCGGCAACGACGACCGGCGAGTGGTCCAGCCCGGCCGCCGGTGATCCCAGTCCGGCGCAGATCCGCGACATGATGCACAAGGTCGGCTTGCTGTAG
- a CDS encoding GIY-YIG nuclease family protein — protein MAGLVQAIHVLQYGTMAGGYVYFMTNRPNGTLYVGVTSDLVRRVHQHRSGLVDGFTKRYGLKRLVYFEVFDDIQSAIQREHNIKHWSRAWKVGLIITSNPGWDDLFETIAS, from the coding sequence ATGGCCGGGCTTGTCCAGGCCATCCATGTCCTGCAGTATGGCACTATGGCGGGCGGCTACGTGTATTTCATGACCAATCGTCCGAATGGCACGCTCTACGTCGGTGTGACCAGTGATCTCGTACGTCGAGTGCATCAGCACCGGTCTGGCCTCGTCGACGGGTTTACTAAGCGATATGGCTTGAAGCGGCTGGTCTACTTCGAGGTCTTCGACGACATTCAGAGCGCGATCCAGCGCGAGCACAACATCAAGCATTGGTCGCGTGCCTGGAAGGTCGGACTGATCATCACGAGCAATCCCGGCTGGGATGATCTCTTCGAGACGATCGCAAGCTAG
- the metW gene encoding methionine biosynthesis protein MetW, with protein MSMQGVLPLNGFSGGEVLAYRPDHLLVAGMVERDSKVLDIGCGDGDLLQLLESRGIDGRGIELSREGVNHCVAKGLAVVQGDADTDLVDYPDDAFDYVILSQTLQATRQPKVVLENLLRIGRRAIVTFPNFGFWRLRLQLLVGGHMPRTDNLPFTWYDTPNIHFCTIKDFVQLCDEIGVKMERAVALDAYARPLRVAMPWWFWNMFGEQGVFLLSRAEKGR; from the coding sequence ATGAGCATGCAGGGCGTGTTGCCGCTGAACGGCTTTTCCGGCGGCGAGGTGCTGGCCTATCGGCCGGATCATCTGCTGGTCGCCGGCATGGTCGAGCGCGACTCCAAGGTGCTCGACATCGGCTGCGGCGACGGCGATCTCTTGCAGCTGCTGGAGAGCCGCGGCATCGACGGCCGCGGCATCGAGCTGTCGCGCGAAGGCGTCAATCATTGCGTCGCCAAGGGGCTCGCGGTGGTGCAGGGCGACGCCGACACCGATCTCGTCGACTATCCCGACGATGCGTTCGACTATGTGATCCTGTCGCAGACCTTGCAGGCGACGCGGCAGCCCAAGGTCGTGCTGGAGAATCTGCTGCGCATCGGCCGTCGCGCCATCGTCACCTTTCCGAATTTCGGCTTCTGGCGGCTGCGCCTGCAACTGCTCGTCGGCGGCCACATGCCGCGAACCGACAATCTGCCCTTCACCTGGTACGACACGCCGAACATCCATTTCTGCACCATCAAGGACTTCGTCCAGCTCTGCGATGAGATCGGCGTCAAGATGGAGCGCGCCGTCGCCCTTGACGCCTACGCCCGCCCCTTGCGTGTCGCCATGCCCTGGTGGTTCTGGAACATGTTCGGCGAGCAGGGCGTGTTCCTGCTGAGCAGGGCGGAGAAGGGGCGGTAG
- a CDS encoding homoserine O-acetyltransferase: MTGLTPKPTSALRTIAPEERSHEVDHPSSLVAQFGADKPLRLDCGVDLSPFQIAYQTYGELNADRSNAVLVCHALTGDQHVANRHPVTGKPGWWETLVGPGRPLDPSRYFIICSNVIGGCMGSTGPASLNPATGKVWGLDFPIITIPDMVRAQAMLIDHLGIDTLFAVVGGSMGGMQALQWTVAYPTRVFANLAIACATRHSAQNIAFHELGRQAVMADPDWDHGRYGDKGTHPHRGLAVARMAAHITYLSDAALHRKFGRRMQDRELPTFSFDADFQVESYLRYQGSSFVERFDANSYLYLTRAMDYFDIAADHDGVLAAAFRGIKTRFCVVSFTSDWLFPTAESRALVHALNASSARVSFAEIETDKGHDAFLLDVPEFFEIASAFLDSAGKARGLNAANGG, from the coding sequence ATGACAGGCCTGACGCCGAAACCCACCTCCGCGCTGCGCACGATTGCGCCCGAAGAGCGCTCGCACGAGGTCGATCATCCGAGCTCGCTGGTCGCGCAGTTCGGCGCCGACAAGCCGCTCAGGCTCGATTGCGGCGTCGACCTGTCGCCGTTCCAGATCGCCTACCAGACCTATGGCGAACTCAACGCCGACAGGTCCAACGCGGTCCTGGTCTGCCACGCCCTGACCGGCGACCAGCACGTCGCCAACCGCCATCCCGTCACCGGCAAGCCCGGCTGGTGGGAGACGCTGGTCGGCCCTGGCCGCCCGCTCGACCCGAGCCGTTATTTCATCATCTGCTCGAACGTGATCGGCGGCTGCATGGGCTCGACCGGCCCGGCCTCGCTGAATCCCGCCACCGGCAAGGTGTGGGGGCTCGATTTCCCGATCATCACCATCCCCGACATGGTGCGCGCTCAGGCCATGCTGATCGATCATCTCGGCATCGACACGTTGTTCGCCGTGGTCGGCGGCTCGATGGGCGGCATGCAGGCGCTGCAATGGACGGTGGCCTATCCCACCCGCGTGTTCGCGAATCTCGCGATCGCCTGCGCGACGCGGCATTCGGCGCAGAACATCGCCTTCCACGAGCTCGGCCGCCAGGCCGTGATGGCCGATCCCGACTGGGACCACGGCCGCTACGGCGACAAGGGCACTCATCCGCATCGCGGCCTCGCGGTGGCACGGATGGCCGCGCATATCACTTATCTGTCGGATGCCGCCCTGCATCGCAAGTTCGGCCGCCGCATGCAGGACCGCGAACTGCCGACGTTCTCGTTCGACGCCGATTTCCAGGTCGAGAGCTATCTGCGCTATCAGGGCTCGTCCTTCGTCGAGCGCTTCGACGCCAACTCCTATCTCTATCTGACGCGGGCGATGGACTATTTCGACATCGCCGCCGATCATGACGGCGTGCTGGCGGCGGCGTTCCGCGGCATCAAGACCCGCTTCTGCGTGGTGTCCTTCACCAGCGACTGGCTGTTTCCGACCGCGGAATCGCGGGCGCTGGTGCATGCGCTCAATGCCTCCAGCGCGCGGGTGTCGTTCGCGGAGATCGAGACCGACAAGGGGCACGACGCGTTCCTGCTCGACGTCCCCGAGTTCTTCGAGATCGCCAGCGCCTTTCTCGATTCCGCCGGCAAGGCGCGCGGCCTCAACGCCGCGAACGGAGGCTGA
- a CDS encoding chorismate mutase, translating into MSNPPPAPPSLADLRKEIDAIDEQVHQLLMNRADIIDRLIKVKKTQEVGSAFRPAREADMMRRLVQRHRGILPLDTVEGIWRVIVSTFTYVQAPFSVHADVSVGESAMRDSARFHFGFVVPYVAHFSAQAAVEAVARSKGDLALVSTTSGHTPWWITLEPVGAPKIIARMPFIERADHPAALPVFAVSRVADDALVLEVETWSIRVSGWNAQVSRALSPLADVVAVPDTAFDGAALLVSIEAPSNLDKIKAALIAAGASVRSTALVGGHAKRYTVPS; encoded by the coding sequence ATGTCCAACCCGCCGCCTGCCCCGCCTTCGCTTGCCGATTTGCGCAAGGAGATCGACGCGATCGACGAGCAGGTCCATCAGCTCCTGATGAACAGGGCCGACATCATCGACCGGCTGATCAAGGTCAAGAAGACCCAGGAGGTCGGCTCGGCATTCCGGCCGGCGCGAGAGGCCGACATGATGCGGCGCCTGGTGCAGCGCCATCGCGGCATCCTGCCGCTCGACACCGTCGAGGGCATCTGGCGCGTGATCGTCTCGACGTTCACTTACGTGCAGGCGCCGTTCTCGGTTCACGCCGACGTGTCGGTCGGCGAATCCGCGATGCGCGATTCCGCCAGGTTCCATTTCGGCTTCGTGGTGCCTTATGTCGCCCATTTCAGCGCCCAGGCCGCCGTCGAAGCCGTGGCGCGCTCGAAGGGCGATCTTGCGCTGGTGTCGACGACATCGGGGCATACGCCGTGGTGGATCACGCTCGAGCCCGTGGGCGCGCCGAAGATCATCGCCCGGATGCCGTTCATCGAGCGTGCCGACCATCCGGCGGCGCTGCCGGTGTTCGCGGTGTCGCGGGTCGCCGACGACGCGCTCGTGCTGGAGGTCGAGACCTGGAGCATCCGCGTCTCCGGCTGGAATGCGCAGGTGTCGCGCGCGCTATCGCCGCTGGCCGACGTGGTCGCAGTGCCCGATACCGCCTTCGACGGCGCCGCGCTGCTGGTGTCGATCGAGGCGCCGTCGAACCTCGACAAGATCAAGGCTGCCCTGATCGCGGCGGGCGCCTCGGTCCGCTCGACGGCCCTCGTCGGCGGCCATGCGAAACGCTATACGGTTCCGAGCTGA
- the hisC gene encoding histidinol-phosphate transaminase translates to MNRPVPNPGILDIAPYTPGKSPKPEPGRKVFKLSANETPFGPSPRAIEAFKSAATHLEDYPEGTSRVLREAIGRTYGLDPDRIVCGAGSDEILNLLAHTFLGQGDEAISTAHGFLVYPIATMACGARNVVAAETEYRTDVDAILAAVTPRTKLVWLANPNNPTGTYIPFDEVKRLRAGLPSHVLLVLDAAYADYVSRNDYEFGLELVATTENTVVTHTFSKIHGLAALRVGWMFGPAHIVDAINRIRGPFNVSSPAMLAAVAAIEDTAHQQMSKTHTETWRNWLTEEIGKLGLKVTPSVTNFIQIHFPTDKGKTAVEADAFLTRRGLVLRALANYKLPNALRMTIGTEEANRLVVEALSEFMRAK, encoded by the coding sequence ATGAACCGCCCCGTGCCGAACCCCGGCATCCTCGACATCGCGCCCTACACGCCGGGCAAGAGTCCCAAGCCGGAGCCTGGCCGCAAGGTTTTCAAGCTGTCGGCCAATGAGACCCCGTTTGGTCCCTCGCCGAGGGCGATCGAGGCGTTCAAGAGCGCGGCCACGCATCTGGAAGATTATCCGGAAGGGACTTCCCGGGTGCTGCGCGAGGCGATCGGCCGCACCTACGGCCTCGATCCCGACCGCATCGTCTGCGGCGCCGGCTCCGACGAGATCCTCAATCTGCTGGCACACACCTTTCTCGGCCAAGGCGACGAGGCGATCTCCACCGCGCACGGCTTCCTGGTCTATCCGATCGCGACCATGGCCTGCGGCGCCAGGAACGTGGTTGCCGCGGAGACCGAGTATCGCACCGATGTCGACGCCATCCTTGCCGCGGTGACGCCGCGCACCAAGCTGGTCTGGCTCGCCAACCCGAACAACCCGACCGGCACCTACATCCCGTTCGACGAGGTCAAGCGGCTGCGTGCCGGCCTGCCGTCGCATGTCCTGCTGGTGCTCGACGCCGCCTATGCCGACTACGTTTCGCGCAATGACTACGAGTTCGGGCTCGAGCTGGTGGCGACGACCGAGAACACGGTCGTCACTCATACCTTTTCCAAGATCCACGGCCTCGCGGCGCTCCGTGTCGGCTGGATGTTCGGCCCGGCGCACATCGTCGATGCGATCAACCGAATCCGTGGGCCGTTCAACGTCTCCTCGCCGGCGATGCTCGCCGCGGTCGCCGCGATCGAGGACACCGCGCATCAGCAGATGTCGAAGACGCACACGGAAACGTGGCGCAACTGGCTGACCGAGGAGATCGGCAAGCTCGGGCTGAAGGTGACGCCGAGCGTCACCAATTTCATCCAGATCCACTTCCCGACCGACAAGGGCAAGACCGCGGTCGAGGCCGACGCATTCCTGACCCGGCGCGGCCTCGTGCTGCGCGCGCTCGCCAACTACAAGCTGCCGAACGCGCTGCGCATGACGATCGGCACCGAGGAAGCCAATCGTCTGGTCGTGGAGGCTCTCAGCGAATTCATGAGGGCGAAATGA
- a CDS encoding prephenate/arogenate dehydrogenase family protein yields MSVAGRFERIALIGFGLIGGSIARAARLQGVAGEIVTTARSEKTRARVAELGLVDRVVASNAEAVKDADLVILCIPVGACGPVAAEIAPHLKPGAIVSDVGSVKGAIVRDMAPHLPAHVHFVPAHPVAGTENSGPDSGFAELFINRWCILTPPDGVDADAIDRLRAFWAALGAKVEIMTPDHHDRVLAITSHLPHLIAYTIVGTADELAQVTESEVIKFSAGGFRDFTRIAASDPTMWRDIFLSNKDAVLDMLGTFTEDLSKLTRAIRRGDGDALFDHFTRTRAIRRGIVDIGQDSAAPDFGRPLPQLKKS; encoded by the coding sequence ATGAGCGTCGCGGGGCGGTTCGAACGCATCGCGCTGATCGGCTTCGGCCTGATCGGCGGCTCGATCGCACGCGCGGCGCGGCTGCAGGGCGTGGCCGGCGAGATCGTCACCACCGCGCGCTCGGAAAAGACGCGCGCGCGCGTCGCCGAACTCGGCCTCGTCGACCGCGTCGTGGCGAGTAATGCGGAGGCGGTCAAGGATGCCGACCTCGTCATCCTCTGCATTCCCGTCGGCGCGTGCGGTCCGGTCGCGGCCGAGATCGCGCCGCACCTGAAGCCCGGAGCCATCGTCTCCGACGTCGGCTCCGTGAAGGGCGCCATCGTTCGCGACATGGCGCCGCATCTGCCAGCGCATGTTCATTTCGTGCCGGCGCATCCGGTCGCCGGCACCGAGAATTCGGGACCGGATTCTGGTTTCGCCGAGCTGTTCATCAACCGCTGGTGCATCCTGACGCCACCCGACGGTGTAGATGCCGACGCGATCGATCGTCTCCGCGCGTTCTGGGCGGCGCTCGGCGCCAAGGTCGAGATCATGACGCCGGATCACCACGACCGCGTGCTCGCGATCACCAGCCATCTGCCGCATCTGATCGCCTACACCATCGTCGGCACCGCCGACGAGCTGGCGCAGGTCACGGAGTCCGAGGTGATCAAGTTCTCGGCCGGCGGCTTTCGCGATTTCACCCGCATCGCCGCCTCCGACCCGACGATGTGGCGCGACATCTTCCTGAGCAACAAGGATGCGGTGCTCGACATGCTCGGCACCTTCACCGAGGACCTCTCCAAGCTGACGCGGGCGATCCGCCGCGGCGACGGCGATGCGCTGTTCGATCACTTCACCCGCACCCGTGCGATCCGCCGCGGCATCGTCGATATCGGCCAGGATTCGGCGGCGCCGGACTTCGGCCGGCCGCTGCCGCAGTTGAAGAAGAGCTGA
- a CDS encoding DUF2125 domain-containing protein: protein MSRLPQARRRRSRWGLFIAPVLLLIAAVAWSAFWFFAASQVDVQADAWRAREAKSGRVYDCAKRSVAGFPFRLEVRCTDPSVALFSQAAGTPLMNARLDEILVVAQVWDPKRLIAEFKGPATIADGRGPTSFSANWRVGEASVRGLPGPPQRADLVFEQPTIDRIEGNTAVPAARADHVELHGRFADGTPSDHPVLETALQIESGSIQGSHPLLAEPFNTDIQARVTGLKDFRPKPWPERFREIQAAGGHVEIVQSRIQQGELLAVASGTLSLTANGGIDGEVQMTVAGIEKVIPALGLDKMLENGVPQGTLDRVAPGVKSQDVNNLLGALDRAIPGLGKVVKQNANVGVALGINALGKEATLEGRKARTFPLRFSDGVVVLGPFKVARVPPLF, encoded by the coding sequence ATGTCTCGTTTGCCGCAAGCGCGCCGCAGGCGCTCTCGTTGGGGGCTCTTCATAGCTCCCGTTCTGCTCCTGATCGCCGCTGTTGCGTGGAGCGCATTCTGGTTCTTCGCCGCTTCGCAAGTGGATGTCCAGGCCGACGCTTGGCGTGCGCGCGAAGCAAAATCGGGACGCGTCTATGACTGCGCGAAGCGCTCGGTCGCCGGCTTCCCGTTCCGGCTCGAGGTCCGCTGTACGGATCCGAGCGTGGCCCTCTTCTCCCAGGCCGCGGGCACGCCTTTGATGAATGCCAGGCTCGACGAGATCCTCGTCGTCGCCCAGGTGTGGGACCCGAAGCGGCTCATCGCGGAGTTCAAGGGACCCGCGACGATTGCTGATGGGCGCGGACCGACCTCGTTCTCCGCGAACTGGCGCGTCGGCGAAGCCAGTGTCCGCGGCCTGCCAGGGCCGCCACAGCGCGCCGACCTCGTGTTCGAACAACCGACCATCGACCGCATCGAGGGCAACACTGCCGTGCCCGCCGCGCGCGCCGATCACGTCGAGTTGCACGGCCGCTTCGCCGACGGCACGCCGTCCGATCATCCGGTGCTGGAGACTGCGCTGCAGATCGAAAGCGGCAGCATCCAAGGCAGCCATCCTCTGCTCGCCGAACCGTTCAATACCGACATCCAGGCCCGCGTCACGGGTCTCAAGGACTTCCGGCCCAAACCCTGGCCGGAGCGGTTTCGCGAGATCCAGGCGGCGGGCGGTCATGTCGAGATCGTCCAGTCGCGCATCCAGCAGGGCGAGCTGCTGGCCGTTGCGTCGGGCACGCTCAGCCTGACCGCCAATGGCGGCATTGATGGCGAAGTGCAAATGACGGTGGCCGGGATCGAAAAGGTCATTCCGGCGCTCGGTCTCGACAAGATGCTCGAAAACGGCGTGCCGCAGGGGACGCTCGATCGCGTAGCGCCGGGTGTGAAGTCGCAGGACGTCAACAACCTGCTCGGTGCGCTCGACCGCGCCATTCCCGGCCTCGGCAAGGTCGTCAAGCAGAACGCCAATGTCGGCGTCGCGCTCGGCATCAATGCGCTCGGCAAGGAGGCCACCCTCGAAGGGCGCAAGGCGCGGACCTTCCCGTTGCGCTTCTCCGATGGCGTCGTCGTGCTCGGTCCGTTCAAGGTCGCCCGCGTCCCGCCGCTGTTCTGA
- a CDS encoding gamma-glutamylcyclotransferase yields MSAMTLSERDLPHGDLWVFGYGSLMWRPGFAFLEQVPARLIGEHRALCVYSFVHRGTPEKPGLVLGLDRGGACRGIAFRVAADKRDETIAYLRAREQVTSVYREVTRSVWLENDARERVSALVYVVDRGHVQYAGRLSPQEQLRHVRQGHGQSGANRDYVISTVKAIEAQGFRDAQLHRLATMLHDDGHSLHPAPSKT; encoded by the coding sequence ATGTCCGCAATGACCCTCTCCGAACGCGACCTTCCCCACGGCGACCTCTGGGTCTTCGGCTACGGCTCGCTGATGTGGCGGCCCGGATTCGCTTTTCTCGAGCAGGTGCCGGCGCGGCTGATCGGCGAGCATCGCGCGCTCTGTGTGTATTCGTTCGTCCACCGCGGAACGCCGGAGAAGCCGGGCCTCGTGCTCGGTCTCGATCGCGGCGGCGCGTGTCGCGGCATTGCGTTCCGGGTGGCAGCAGACAAGCGCGACGAGACCATCGCCTATTTGCGGGCGCGTGAGCAGGTGACCTCGGTCTATCGCGAAGTGACGCGCTCGGTTTGGCTTGAAAACGACGCGCGCGAGCGGGTGAGCGCGCTGGTCTACGTGGTCGATCGCGGCCATGTGCAATATGCAGGCCGGCTGTCGCCGCAGGAGCAGTTGCGCCATGTACGCCAGGGTCACGGCCAGTCCGGCGCCAATCGCGACTACGTGATCTCGACCGTGAAGGCGATCGAGGCGCAGGGCTTTCGCGACGCGCAGTTGCATCGGCTGGCGACGATGCTGCACGATGACGGCCACTCGCTGCATCCTGCGCCAAGCAAGACATAG
- a CDS encoding lysophospholipid acyltransferase family protein, which translates to MVSIFLRSLLFNILFYPNFVLWALIALPTLAMPRKALLRVANWWAQSNILLMRVVCNIRVEYRGVEKIPKGPLIVAAKHQSMWETISLLHFFDAPFFVLKRELLRIPLFGQYLVKADMIAIDRSSGARALKQVMRRAAEEVKHGRQFVIFPEGTRRPAGAPPDYKGGVGLIYTDCGVPCLPVALNSGLFWPRRTFLRYPGTLVVEFLDPLPPGLPRDEFMARIQSVIEEATGRLVAAGQAEQAQLFGRVPAPVKA; encoded by the coding sequence ATGGTCTCGATCTTCCTGCGTTCGCTGCTGTTCAACATCCTGTTCTACCCGAACTTCGTGCTCTGGGCGCTGATCGCGTTGCCGACCCTGGCTATGCCCCGCAAGGCGCTGCTGCGCGTCGCCAACTGGTGGGCGCAGAGCAACATCTTGTTGATGCGCGTCGTCTGCAACATCCGCGTCGAATATCGCGGCGTCGAGAAGATCCCGAAGGGGCCGCTGATCGTCGCCGCCAAGCATCAGTCGATGTGGGAGACGATCTCGCTGCTGCATTTCTTCGATGCGCCGTTCTTCGTTCTCAAGCGCGAGCTGCTGCGGATTCCCTTGTTCGGACAGTATCTCGTCAAGGCGGACATGATCGCGATCGACCGCAGCTCCGGCGCCCGTGCGTTGAAGCAGGTGATGCGGCGGGCGGCGGAGGAGGTGAAGCACGGCCGTCAGTTTGTGATCTTCCCGGAAGGCACCCGGCGTCCGGCGGGCGCACCGCCCGACTACAAGGGCGGGGTCGGCCTGATCTACACGGATTGCGGCGTACCCTGCCTGCCGGTGGCCCTGAATTCGGGTCTGTTTTGGCCACGCCGCACATTTCTGCGCTATCCGGGCACGCTCGTCGTGGAGTTTCTCGATCCGCTGCCGCCTGGCCTGCCGCGCGATGAGTTCATGGCGCGGATTCAGAGCGTCATCGAAGAGGCGACCGGCCGGCTCGTCGCCGCGGGGCAGGCGGAACAGGCGCAGTTGTTTGGCCGGGTGCCGGCACCGGTGAAGGCTTGA